In Chryseobacterium shigense, the following proteins share a genomic window:
- a CDS encoding DUF6443 domain-containing protein produces MKKIISLFTVLLASAYSHAQTTGASTSENYIYTRTCLDESCTKKAEAVQYFDALGRPKQVINIKATPSGKDIVSHIQYDEFGRVTKDYLPVPQSGSQNGAIYADPLNNAVNIFGNEKIYSEKELEDSPLGRVKKVTPLGNDFAAHPSNITYAANMAGEVKKYTVATSWQDNATFSTLTENGTYAANQLVKNSVTDADGNITTEFKNSDGNTILMRKNDGTQNIDTYYVYNDFGQQVIVIPPMAAVAAVNQTALDNLCYQYRYDGLGRLVEKKLPGKGWEYMVYDKADRLILSRDAVMKAQGKWLLTKYDKLGRVVYTSQIAAGERITLQNLIGDLLITESRNTTGFVKNGTTVYYSNDYFAPDLQSVLSVSYYDTYPQNTPAIPAQVLGQNILTDNMEASLNTKNLPTASLIKNIEDDNWTKSYIWYDEKSRPVGTYSINHLGGYTKTESLLDFAGVTQLSKVYHKRLAADTEKVLTQTFEYDAQNRLKKQYHQVDSQPQELLAENTYNELSQLSNKKVGNSLQSIDYTYNIRGALTRLNDPASLNGKLFGYELKYNNPVNTVAKFNGTISEVDWRTANDQVLKRYTYQYDGLNRLKKGAYSEPGSSVPQNDFYNETVAYDMNSNISSLQRTGKNSLGLKADIDLLTYSYTGNRLNSVTDGSTNYSGYPDTSGNIISYDDNGNMKDHKDKGILQIDYNFLDLPNKITFDKTYLARNLVTGKTVTRNVTTNYIYRADGTKQRKVYKYSGETFATEAVLSTDYLDGFQYESQAASGPFTLKFVPTAEGYYNFENNKYIYSYTDHLGNVRLSYTKNGSGAEIIEENNFYPFGMKHEGYNALAGNPAYNYGYNGKELQKETGWNDYGARMYMSDIGRWGVIDPLAETSRRLTPYNYALNNPISFIDPDGRKAMVSDLQFESGYAAGGAFDYYGNGGYGPAIADFLYRDDPFAYLKNMKGSTDGGGSNATSNPTPKSKTGPGIIKSISNFFSRLFGGNKKRSNRLTVGTPERLPDGHTRLFGLIKNANVNAYGQSPLEAHRESQSNSLYNPGETSLDRSFRLISSSHIEIMQDFGGGGYNMFGGYGRASKALGAVEETSSVFNTLTDEMYAGGQYYMYSTNSLSNGTYTKSISTLISSDKTSSLSTLLSTMNSEAKGFGAHTLIIEGTSIVNPKMFNPAMAQRLGFTYQRTSESSIRLIQSIK; encoded by the coding sequence ATGAAAAAAATAATATCACTATTTACAGTTCTGTTGGCATCGGCATATTCCCATGCCCAGACAACGGGGGCAAGCACCTCCGAGAACTATATTTATACCAGGACCTGTCTTGACGAAAGCTGTACCAAAAAAGCTGAAGCCGTTCAGTATTTTGATGCCCTGGGAAGGCCTAAACAGGTTATAAATATTAAAGCAACCCCATCCGGGAAAGATATCGTCAGCCATATCCAGTATGATGAGTTCGGGAGAGTTACCAAAGACTATCTCCCGGTTCCGCAGAGTGGGAGCCAGAACGGAGCCATCTATGCAGATCCTTTAAACAATGCCGTCAATATTTTCGGAAACGAGAAAATTTATTCAGAAAAAGAGCTGGAAGATTCCCCGTTGGGAAGAGTAAAAAAAGTAACCCCGCTGGGAAATGATTTTGCAGCCCATCCTTCCAATATCACGTATGCTGCAAACATGGCAGGAGAAGTGAAAAAATATACGGTGGCCACATCATGGCAGGATAATGCCACTTTTTCCACCCTTACCGAAAACGGGACGTATGCCGCCAATCAGCTGGTGAAAAACAGCGTAACAGATGCAGACGGGAACATCACCACAGAATTTAAAAATTCTGACGGAAATACCATTTTGATGAGAAAAAATGACGGGACCCAGAATATTGACACTTATTATGTGTACAATGATTTCGGTCAGCAGGTTATTGTTATTCCGCCAATGGCTGCCGTAGCTGCTGTAAACCAGACAGCTTTGGATAATTTATGCTACCAGTACCGTTACGATGGGTTAGGAAGACTTGTAGAAAAGAAGCTTCCCGGAAAAGGCTGGGAATATATGGTGTATGATAAGGCGGACAGGCTGATCCTTTCACGCGATGCTGTAATGAAAGCCCAAGGCAAATGGCTGCTGACAAAATACGACAAGCTGGGAAGAGTAGTTTACACCAGCCAGATAGCAGCAGGTGAAAGGATCACCCTGCAAAATCTGATTGGCGATTTACTTATTACCGAATCCAGAAACACGACAGGGTTTGTGAAAAACGGAACTACCGTATATTATTCCAATGATTATTTTGCACCAGATCTGCAGTCTGTACTGAGCGTAAGTTACTATGACACTTATCCCCAGAATACTCCTGCCATACCAGCCCAGGTGTTGGGACAGAATATCCTTACGGATAATATGGAAGCATCCCTGAATACCAAAAACCTTCCTACAGCTTCCCTTATCAAAAATATTGAGGACGATAACTGGACGAAAAGCTACATCTGGTATGATGAAAAATCCCGTCCTGTGGGTACTTATTCCATCAATCACCTGGGAGGATATACCAAAACGGAATCTTTGCTGGATTTTGCAGGAGTAACCCAATTATCAAAGGTCTATCATAAAAGACTGGCTGCCGATACCGAAAAAGTACTGACCCAAACGTTTGAGTATGATGCCCAGAACCGCCTGAAAAAACAGTATCACCAGGTAGACAGCCAGCCACAGGAATTATTAGCTGAAAATACCTATAACGAACTCTCCCAGCTTTCCAATAAAAAAGTAGGAAACAGCCTGCAGAGTATTGATTATACCTATAACATCAGGGGAGCCCTTACCAGGCTCAATGATCCGGCCAGCCTTAATGGTAAGCTGTTTGGTTACGAGCTGAAATATAACAATCCGGTAAATACCGTGGCAAAGTTCAACGGGACCATTTCCGAAGTAGACTGGAGAACGGCTAATGATCAGGTGCTCAAAAGATACACCTACCAGTATGACGGGCTGAACAGACTGAAAAAGGGAGCTTATTCTGAGCCCGGTTCATCCGTACCGCAGAACGATTTCTATAATGAAACGGTAGCGTATGATATGAACTCTAATATCAGCTCGCTTCAGAGAACCGGTAAAAATTCTTTAGGGTTAAAAGCAGATATTGATCTCCTTACTTACAGCTATACCGGCAACAGGCTCAATTCCGTTACCGATGGCTCCACGAACTACAGCGGATATCCCGATACCTCAGGAAATATCATTTCCTATGATGATAACGGGAATATGAAAGATCATAAGGATAAAGGCATTTTACAGATAGATTACAACTTTTTGGACCTTCCAAATAAAATAACTTTTGACAAAACTTATCTCGCCCGGAATTTAGTAACAGGAAAAACAGTAACCCGTAATGTTACCACAAACTATATTTACAGGGCAGATGGTACAAAACAGCGTAAAGTATATAAATACAGCGGTGAAACGTTTGCCACTGAGGCCGTCCTTTCTACAGATTATCTGGACGGGTTTCAGTATGAATCTCAGGCTGCATCCGGTCCTTTCACTTTAAAATTTGTACCTACTGCTGAAGGGTATTACAATTTTGAAAATAATAAGTATATTTACAGCTATACGGACCATTTGGGGAATGTGCGTTTAAGCTACACCAAAAATGGTTCAGGAGCAGAGATCATTGAAGAGAATAATTTCTATCCTTTTGGGATGAAGCATGAAGGCTATAATGCTTTAGCAGGAAATCCTGCTTACAATTATGGCTATAACGGAAAAGAATTGCAGAAAGAAACAGGCTGGAATGACTATGGCGCAAGGATGTATATGAGTGACATCGGAAGATGGGGTGTAATTGATCCATTGGCGGAGACAAGTAGAAGGCTCACTCCTTACAATTATGCTTTGAATAATCCTATCAGTTTCATAGATCCCGATGGAAGAAAAGCGATGGTTAGCGACCTGCAATTTGAGAGTGGTTATGCTGCTGGAGGTGCTTTCGATTATTATGGAAACGGCGGGTATGGTCCTGCTATAGCAGATTTTCTTTATCGTGATGATCCTTTCGCATACTTAAAGAATATGAAAGGAAGCACAGACGGTGGAGGAAGTAACGCAACGAGTAACCCTACCCCTAAAAGCAAAACAGGACCAGGAATTATAAAATCTATTAGTAATTTCTTTAGCAGGCTTTTTGGAGGAAATAAAAAAAGATCCAATAGATTAACTGTAGGTACCCCTGAAAGATTACCAGATGGTCATACTAGACTATTTGGGTTAATTAAAAATGCTAATGTAAATGCTTATGGACAAAGTCCCTTAGAAGCCCATAGGGAAAGCCAAAGTAATAGTCTTTATAATCCGGGAGAAACAAGCTTAGACAGATCTTTCAGATTAATTAGCAGTTCTCACATTGAAATAATGCAGGATTTTGGTGGCGGTGGCTATAATATGTTTGGAGGATATGGTAGAGCTTCAAAAGCTTTAGGTGCTGTAGAAGAAACAAGTAGCGTTTTTAATACTTTGACTGATGAAATGTATGCAGGAGGTCAGTATTATATGTATTCAACTAATTCTCTTTCCAATGGAACTTATACAAAATCGATTTCAACTTTAATATCATCAGATAAAACCAGTAGTTTATCAACACTACTTAGTACTATGAATAGTGAGGCAAAAGGTTTTGGGGCGCACACATTAATTATTGAGGGTACATCAATTGTAAATCCAAAAATGTTTAATCCAGCAATGGCACAAAGACTTGGATTTACTTATCAGAGAACAAGTGAATCCTCTATCCGTTTAATTCAATCTATTAAATAA
- a CDS encoding RHS repeat-associated core domain-containing protein, whose protein sequence is MNDPASLNGKLFGYELKYNNPVNTAAKFNGTISEVDWRTANDQVLRRYTYQYDGLNRLKKGAYSEPGSSVPQNDFYNETVTYDMNSNIMSLQRNTKGVSGTASQIDNLTYAYTGNRLNSVTDSSTNYSGYPDTSGTPISYDDNGNMKDHKDKGVLQIDYNFLDLPNKITFDKTYLARNLVTGKTVTRNVTTNYIYRADGTKQRKVYKYSGETFATEAVLSTDYLDGFQYESQAASGPFTLKFVPTAEGYYNFENNKYIYSYTDHLGNVRLSYSKNSSGSAEVLEENNFYPFGLKHEGYNALAGNPAYNYGYNGKELQKETGWSDYGARMYMSDIGRWGVIDPLAETSRRFSPYNYALNNPISFIDPDGRKATVNDMQFESGYAAGGAFDFYGNGGYGPATADFLYRDDPFAYLKKGSGGATTVMCQMCW, encoded by the coding sequence GTGAATGATCCGGCCAGCCTTAACGGTAAGCTGTTTGGCTATGAGCTGAAATATAACAATCCGGTGAATACCGCGGCAAAGTTCAACGGGACCATTTCCGAAGTAGACTGGAGAACGGCTAATGATCAGGTGCTCAGAAGATACACCTACCAGTATGACGGGCTGAACAGGCTGAAAAAGGGAGCTTATTCTGAGCCCGGTTCATCTGTACCGCAGAACGATTTCTATAATGAAACCGTAACATACGATATGAACTCCAATATCATGTCCCTTCAGAGAAATACTAAAGGAGTTTCGGGAACGGCTTCGCAAATAGACAATCTTACCTATGCTTATACAGGCAACAGGCTCAATTCCGTTACCGACAGCTCCACGAACTACAGCGGATATCCCGATACCTCAGGAACTCCCATTTCCTATGATGATAACGGGAATATGAAAGATCATAAGGATAAAGGCGTTTTACAGATAGATTACAACTTCCTGGACCTTCCAAATAAAATAACTTTTGACAAAACTTATCTCGCCCGGAATTTAGTAACAGGAAAAACAGTAACCCGTAATGTTACCACAAACTATATTTACAGGGCAGATGGTACAAAACAGCGTAAAGTATATAAATACAGCGGTGAAACGTTTGCCACTGAGGCCGTCCTTTCTACAGATTATCTGGATGGGTTTCAGTATGAATCTCAGGCTGCATCCGGTCCTTTCACTTTAAAATTTGTCCCTACCGCTGAAGGGTATTACAATTTTGAAAATAATAAGTATATTTACAGCTATACTGACCATTTGGGGAATGTGCGTTTAAGCTATTCTAAAAACTCATCCGGCAGCGCAGAAGTTCTTGAAGAAAACAATTTTTATCCTTTTGGATTAAAACATGAAGGCTATAATGCTTTAGCAGGAAATCCTGCTTACAATTATGGCTACAATGGAAAAGAATTACAGAAAGAAACAGGCTGGAGCGATTATGGAGCGAGAATGTATATGAGTGACATTGGAAGATGGGGTGTTATAGATCCATTGGCAGAGACAAGCAGAAGATTTTCGCCTTACAATTATGCATTAAATAACCCAATCAGCTTTATTGATCCCGATGGGAGAAAAGCAACAGTTAACGATATGCAATTTGAGAGTGGTTATGCTGCTGGAGGTGCTTTCGATTTTTATGGGAATGGTGGATATGGCCCTGCTACGGCAGATTTTCTTTATCGTGATGATCCTTTCGCATATTTAAAAAAAGGAAGCGGAGGAGCAACAACGGTCATGTGCCAGATGTGTTGGTAG